The Sphingomonas carotinifaciens region TTGCCGGCGAGCCGCTGCCCGGCTGGACGATCAACGGCAGCTATACCTATGCCCGGTCGGAGGATCGCACCGGCCTGCGCATCAACCCGTTCTTCCCGCTGCACCTGGGCCGCGTCTATACAACGTACCGCCTGCCCGGCGACCGGCTGACGATCGGCGGCGGCGTGACCGCGCAGTCGCGCATCTTCGACCGCGGCAACGTGCCCTCCGGCCGGTTCACCGCCGCCGGTGCGCCGATCCTGGTCGCCGGCGAGGTCGAACAGGGCGCCTATGCCACCGTCGATGCGCTCGCCCGCTACAAGCTGACCGAGCGTGCGATCCTCAGCGTCAACGTCACCAACCTGTTCGACCAGAGCTATTATCGCAACGTCCGCTTCGCCTTTGGCGGGCCGGGCGGTTTCTATGGCGAGCCTCGCCGGGTGATCGGCAGCATCCGGGTAAATTTCTGATGCAAGGGGGGCGCCCGCCTGCGCCGCGATCGCCTGCCTATCCTATGCGATTGCGGCGCAGCCAAAAAACCTGATCGGGCAGACGCTTCTGGCTTCGGAACCGGCGGGTTCGGGGGTATGCGCATGCTGATGCAGGAAGGTACCCCCGTGAATTCACCGGCCACACGCGACATCGTCGTGATCGGGGGCTCGGCGGGAAGCGGCGCCGTCCTCAAGACGTTGATGCAGCGCCTGCCCGCCGACCTGCCGGCCAGCCTCTTCGTCACCACGCACATCCCTGCCCACAGCCCCGGCTTCCTGGCCGAGATCCTGTCGAGCCGCAGCGCGCTGCCCGTGATGCAGGCGGTCGATGGTCAGCCGGTCGAGCGCGGCCATGTCTATCTGGCGGCACCCGACCGGCATCTGCTGCTGATCGACGGCATCATCCGCCTCGGGCTCGGCCCGCGCGAGAACATGGTGCGCCCGGCGATCGACCCGCTGTTCCGGTCCGCCGCGCTGTCCTTCGGTCCGCGCGTCATCGGCGTGATCCTGACCGGCATGCTGAACGACGGCGCGGCCGGGTTGCATGCGGTAAAGGCGTGCGGCGGACTGGCCGTCGTCCAGAACCCCGTCGATGCCCATGCCGACCAGATGCCGCTGGCGGCCCTGCAGACGACCGAGGTGGATCATGTCGTGGCCGAGGCCGGGCTGGGCGACCTGCTGGTCGAACTGGTGAACGGCGTGGCAGGCCCGCCGGTGCAGCCGGACGAGAATCTGCGGCTGGAGGTCGGCATCGCCGCGGGATCGCGGCTGGGCAGCACCAGGCTGCTGGACATCGCCAATCCCAGTGCCCTGTCCTGCCCCGATTGCCATGGCGTACTGTCGGAGGTTCGCGGGGCCGTGCCCCTGCGCTACCGTTGCCAGATCGGGCATGGCTATACCGCGGAAACGCTGGCCGCGCACGGGGTTGAGGTGGATGAAGCGATCCGGGTGGCGATGCGGGTGATGGAGGAACGGGTGACGCTGGTGGAGCGCATGGCACTGGATGCGCGGGCAAGCGGCCGCATTGCGGTTGCCGAACTCTATGAGGCGCGTGGGCAGGAATATCGCCGCTATGCCGCCACGCTGCGCGACGCGGCGGTGGCCTCGCTCCGTCTGGGCGGCGCGCCGCACGCACAGGATGTCTGACCCCATGGCCCGTGACATGCAGGACGGGGGCACGCCGTCCGCCATCGTCGGCATCGGCGTCGGCACCGCCTCGCTCGCGTCGCTCCAAGCGCTGTTCGGCGGCATCGCGGGCAGCGCGGCGGGCGAAGCCGCCTATCTGGTCGCGGTACGCCAGCAGGACGGGTCGGATGTCGCGGTCGTGGTGGAGGCGCTGCGCGCCGCCGCCCCGCTGCCCGTCGCCCTTGCCCGCGATGGCGAGCGGATCGCCCCCGGCCATGTCTATGTCGGCGGGCACGACGACGTGGTAACGATCGCCGACGGGCATCTGGCGGTCCGCGTCGCCTCCGAACCGGTGGAGCATCGCGGCACCATCGATACCATGCTGATCTCGCTGGCCGAACAGGTCCATGAACGCGGCATCGCCGTCATCCTGTCGGGCCTCGGCACCGACGGCAGCGCCGGCGTCACCGCTACCAAGAAATGCGGCGGCCTGTCCATCGCCGAGTGGATGGATGACGGGGATGCGCCAACCGTCGACGGGGGCGGCCCCTACGGCGTCACCGACATCCGCGTACCCGCCGCGGAAATGGCCGGGCAGATCGAACGCTACATCGCCAACCTTGCGGCGCCGGGCGCCGAGGAAAGCGAGCAGGCGCCGGGCGACGACGAGGTGCAGGTGACGCAGATCACCACCATCCTGCGCAACGTCACCGGCAACGACTTCCACGACTATAAGCGCGGCACCTTTCAGCGCCGGGTCCATCGCCGCATGCTGGTGACGCAGGTGGACAGCATCGACGCCTATGTCGCGCGGCTGCGCGAGGATCATGACGAGGTGCAGAGCCTGTTCCAGGACCTGTTGATCGGCGTCACCCAGTTCTTTCGCGACCCCGCCGAGTTTGCGGTGCTGGAGGGCGAGATACCGCGCCTGTTCCAGAACAAGGCGCCCGGCGGGCAGTTGCGGGTCTGGGTGCTCGGCTGCGCCACCGGGGAGGAGGCGTATTCGATCGCCATCCTGCTGCGCGAGCACATGGCGACGCTGGCCCGACCGCCCGAGGTGCAGATCTTCGCCACCGATCTCGATGCCAGGGCGCTGAACCTGGCGCGCGCCGGCCGCTATACCGCGGCGATCGCCGGCCATATCCGGCCTGACCGGCTGGAGCGCTGGTTCGTGCGCGAGGGCGACACCTATTGCGTCGCCAAGGAACTGCGCGAGATGTGCATCTTCTCGCCGCACAACATCGTCAAGGATGCGCCCTTTTCGCGCATCGACATCCTGTCGTGCCGCAACCTGCTGATCTACCTGAACGCGGAGTTGCAGGGGCGGGTGATCCCGATCTTCCACTTCTCGCTGCAACCCGGCGGCGTGCTGTTCCTCGGCTCCTCGGAAAGCGTCTCGCGCCACCAGAAGCTGTTCACGCCGGTCGATCGCCGCAACCGGGTGTATCGCCGGCTGGAAACGGGGCTGCGCACCATTCCGGATTTCCCGCTGAGCGCGCGGGTGCGTACCCCCGACATGCAGTTTGCACCGGCCGCCGCCCGCTCGCCGGCCGGGCAACTGGCCAGCGCGGTCAGCCGCAAGGCCGAGGCGCTGGCCGAGCGCTATGCGCCTGCCTATGTCGTGGTCGACCAGCAGTTCGACGTGCTGCACTTCTCCGGGCGCACCGGCCGCTATCTGGAACCCAGCACGGGAGCCGCGACGCTCAACCTGCTCAGCCTCATCCACCGCGACCTGCGCCTCGACCTGCGCTCCGCCCTTTCCCGCGCCACCAGCGAAAGCCGCCGCATCGAACTACCCCGCCTAACCATCCACCAGGAAGACCGCGCCCATGCCGTCAACCTGATCGTGGAGCCGGTCGGCGGGCCGGACGCGCAGGCGCTTATGGTTCTTTTCCAGGATGTTGGCCCGGTCGCCCTGCCCGAGGACGGCGACGGCGACCGGCTGGCGACCGACGAGCATGTCCAGCGGCTGGACGCGGAACTGCGCGTGACCCGCGACCGCCTTCAGGCGACGATCGAGGAGTTGGAATCGACCAACGAGGAACTGAAATCCTCCAACGAGGAATATCAGTCGATCAACGAGGAACTCCAGTCCGCCAACGAGGAACTGGAAACGTCGAAGGAGGAACAGCAGTCGATCAACGAGGAGTTGCAGACGCTGAACCACGAACTCGGCCACCGGGTGGGCGAGCTGGGACAGACCAACTCCGACCTGAAGAACCTGCTGGAATCGACGCAGATCGCCACCGTCTTCCTGGACATCGACCTGCGCGTGCGCTCGTTCACCCCGATTGCGACCGAGATCTTCCACCTGCTCGACACCGATGTCGGCAGGCCGCTCGATCACGTCGTCTCGCGCGTCCATTATCCGGAACTGCCCGACGATGTGCGCCGTGTGTTGAAGACGCTGCAACCGGTCGAGCGGGAGGTGATCGAACCCGGCACCAGCCGGCACTTCGCCGCGCGCGTGCTGCCCTATCGCAGTACCGACAATTTCATCAGCGGGGCGGTGGTGACCTTTACCGACCTCACTGCGGTGCGTCAGGCCGAAACCGCCAGCCGCGC contains the following coding sequences:
- a CDS encoding chemotaxis protein CheB; translated protein: MNSPATRDIVVIGGSAGSGAVLKTLMQRLPADLPASLFVTTHIPAHSPGFLAEILSSRSALPVMQAVDGQPVERGHVYLAAPDRHLLLIDGIIRLGLGPRENMVRPAIDPLFRSAALSFGPRVIGVILTGMLNDGAAGLHAVKACGGLAVVQNPVDAHADQMPLAALQTTEVDHVVAEAGLGDLLVELVNGVAGPPVQPDENLRLEVGIAAGSRLGSTRLLDIANPSALSCPDCHGVLSEVRGAVPLRYRCQIGHGYTAETLAAHGVEVDEAIRVAMRVMEERVTLVERMALDARASGRIAVAELYEARGQEYRRYAATLRDAAVASLRLGGAPHAQDV
- a CDS encoding CheR family methyltransferase; amino-acid sequence: MARDMQDGGTPSAIVGIGVGTASLASLQALFGGIAGSAAGEAAYLVAVRQQDGSDVAVVVEALRAAAPLPVALARDGERIAPGHVYVGGHDDVVTIADGHLAVRVASEPVEHRGTIDTMLISLAEQVHERGIAVILSGLGTDGSAGVTATKKCGGLSIAEWMDDGDAPTVDGGGPYGVTDIRVPAAEMAGQIERYIANLAAPGAEESEQAPGDDEVQVTQITTILRNVTGNDFHDYKRGTFQRRVHRRMLVTQVDSIDAYVARLREDHDEVQSLFQDLLIGVTQFFRDPAEFAVLEGEIPRLFQNKAPGGQLRVWVLGCATGEEAYSIAILLREHMATLARPPEVQIFATDLDARALNLARAGRYTAAIAGHIRPDRLERWFVREGDTYCVAKELREMCIFSPHNIVKDAPFSRIDILSCRNLLIYLNAELQGRVIPIFHFSLQPGGVLFLGSSESVSRHQKLFTPVDRRNRVYRRLETGLRTIPDFPLSARVRTPDMQFAPAAARSPAGQLASAVSRKAEALAERYAPAYVVVDQQFDVLHFSGRTGRYLEPSTGAATLNLLSLIHRDLRLDLRSALSRATSESRRIELPRLTIHQEDRAHAVNLIVEPVGGPDAQALMVLFQDVGPVALPEDGDGDRLATDEHVQRLDAELRVTRDRLQATIEELESTNEELKSSNEEYQSINEELQSANEELETSKEEQQSINEELQTLNHELGHRVGELGQTNSDLKNLLESTQIATVFLDIDLRVRSFTPIATEIFHLLDTDVGRPLDHVVSRVHYPELPDDVRRVLKTLQPVEREVIEPGTSRHFAARVLPYRSTDNFISGAVVTFTDLTAVRQAETASRASEERYRAFVTASSDAVFRMNADWSAMRQMDGRGFLADTNSASHDWMDSYIPHDDQPWMRVAIDDAIQTKAMFELEHRIRRADDTMGWAHSRAVPILDGEGEIAEWIGTASDVTDEHGVEVDRRAGEERLRSAIQVARVGTWDWNIVSDEIIWSEEYFRMLGYRIGEVTPSRDALLDRIHPEDREATEDAIAHARDTQQEYVHEFRSLHPDGSVHWLSARGRFLYAEDGEPLRMIGAMIETTEARELQKRQAVLVTELQHRTRNLIAVVRSMTDKTLRHAPDLQTFRGQFRVRLDALARVQGLLSRLDEHDRVTFDELLRTELAAHGAMENEPDRVTLTGPSGIRMRSGMVQTLAMALHELATNATKYGALKESGGRLAISWRLLDEGDRPKRLEITWQEHGVAMPPADAPPQGSGQGRELIERALPYQLDAETSYAFGPDGVRCVIIAPISRTTA